A section of the Aphelocoma coerulescens isolate FSJ_1873_10779 unplaced genomic scaffold, UR_Acoe_1.0 HiC_scaffold_60, whole genome shotgun sequence genome encodes:
- the LOC138102009 gene encoding olfactory receptor 14J1-like: protein MSNSSSISHFLLLPLADTRQLQLLHFCLFLGISLAALLANGLIISAVACSQHLHSPMFFFLLNLALTDLGSICTTVPKAMHNSLWGTSHISYSACAAQVFLFMFFITAEYCLLIVMCYDRYVSICKPLHYGTLLGSRACAHMAAAAWASAFLNALLHTANTFSLPLCQGNALGQFFCEIPHILKLSCSQYSSLRELGLLPVSACLAFGCFVFMVFSYVQIFRAVLRIPSEQGRHKAFSTCLPHLAVLSLLLSTAALAYLKPPSISSPSLDLALSVLYSVVPPALNPLIYSLRNQELKAAVWALMAGRFKKH, encoded by the coding sequence atgtccaacagcagctccatcagccacttcctcctgctgccattggcagacacgcggcagctgcagctcctgcacttctgcctcttcctgggcatctccctggctgccctcctggccaacggcctcatcatcagcgccgtagcctgcagccagcacctgcacagccccatgttcttcttcctgctcaacctggccctcaccgacctgggctccatctgcaccactgtccccaaggccatgcacaattccctctggggcaccagccacatctcctactcagcatgtgctgctcaggtgtttctcTTTATGTTCTTCATCACAGCAGAGTATTGCCTCCTCATCGTCATGTGCTAtgaccgctacgtgtccatctgcaaacccctgcactacgggacccttctgggcagcagagcttgtgcccacatggcagcagctgcctgggccagtgcctttctcaatgctctgctgcacacggccaatacattttccctgcccctgtgccagggcaatgccctgggccagttcttctgtgaaatcccacacatcctcaagctctcctgctcacaaTATAGCTccctcagggaacttgggcttCTTCCCGTTAGTGCCTGTTTAGCCTTTGGGTGTTTTGTGTTCAtggttttctcctatgtgcagatcttcagggccgtgctgaggatcccctctgagcagggacggcacaaagccttttccacgtgcctccctcacctggctgtgctctccctgctcctcagcactgcagcacttgcctacctgaagcccccctccatctcctccccatccctggatctggctctgtcagttctgtactcggtggtgcctccagccctgaaccccctcatctacagcctgaggaaccaggagctcaaggCTGCAGTGTGGGCACTGATGGCTGGGCGATTTAAGAAACATTAA